In Papaver somniferum cultivar HN1 unplaced genomic scaffold, ASM357369v1 unplaced-scaffold_114, whole genome shotgun sequence, a genomic segment contains:
- the LOC113328951 gene encoding uncharacterized protein LOC113328951, with translation MLLQFHHHHYHRNNKIGSSTFNEIVFTKRRRKSLVFLKPVNAVENDSEFEIDRKKKAQEALKQLDNQLQSLTTTTPPPNIRRVSSSRPSNLDSKADIDRDMMREPPPEYSDSFFGYSAFVLLFISVFYNILFLTVIKPSIDGPAPAAYTYVNTNQAVKEAPIDSPPIGNPE, from the coding sequence ATGCTTCTGcagttccaccaccaccattaccaccgCAACAATAAAATTGGTTCTTCCACATTCAATGAGATAGTTTTCACcaaaagaagaaggaagtctTTGGTATTCTTGAAGCCTGTAAATGCTGTTGAAAATGATTCTGAATTCGAAATTGATAGAAAGAAGAAGGCGCAAGAAGCTCTAAAACAGCTTGACAACCAGCTTCAAAGCCTCACCACCACAACTCCACCGCCAAACATAAGGAGGGTCTCTTCTTCTCGGCCGAGTAACTTGGATTCCAAGGCCGATATAGATAGAGATATGATGAGAGAACCACCGCCGGAGTATTCTGATTCATTTTTTGGGTACTCTGCGTTTGTTCTCCTATTTATCTCCGTTTTCTACAATATATTATTCCTCACAGTTATTAAACCATCTATTGATGGACCAGCACCAGCTGCATATACTTATGTTAACACTAATCAAGCTGTGAAAGAAGCTCCAATTGATTCACCACCAATTGGCAACCCGGAGTGA